The following are encoded together in the Paludisphaera mucosa genome:
- the galK gene encoding galactokinase gives MTPAELEDAAARAFAAEFGARAEVAARAPGRVELLGNHTDYNGGLVMAAAVDRYTSVVGRARPDRDGRVYAANFDGSDHFPLAQIARGAVGTWPNYVKGVVWALQEALGAELTSGFEMAVAGEVPLGAGLSSSASLQAAVAFFLLQAGVTPGKAVEQYAGDHSDAARMDLAMVLRRSENAFVGVSSGLLDQFSSLFGREDHALFLDCQSLEYARVPLGSPAPTIVVCDSKTSRRLADGMYNRRFAECNTVVDYFKRKKGDDAVRLLRDVSLADLEASWDDLDPVCRKRARHVLTENERVRQGVAALRAGDLTGFGKLISASHASSRDDFENSSPALDALVEVAETAPGFLGGKLSGAGWAGCTVNLVEADKADEFAEAVRHGYFARQKLAPDVHVCRAADGASSRLLEG, from the coding sequence ATGACCCCCGCTGAACTGGAAGACGCCGCCGCGAGGGCCTTCGCGGCGGAATTCGGCGCGCGCGCGGAAGTCGCCGCCCGCGCGCCCGGCCGCGTCGAGCTGCTGGGCAACCACACCGACTACAACGGCGGCCTCGTCATGGCCGCCGCCGTCGACCGCTACACGTCGGTCGTCGGCCGGGCCCGCCCCGACCGCGACGGCCGCGTCTACGCCGCCAACTTCGACGGCTCCGACCACTTCCCCCTCGCGCAGATCGCCCGCGGCGCGGTCGGCACCTGGCCCAACTACGTCAAAGGGGTCGTCTGGGCCCTTCAAGAGGCCCTCGGGGCCGAACTCACGAGCGGCTTCGAGATGGCCGTCGCCGGCGAGGTCCCGCTCGGCGCGGGGCTCTCCTCGTCGGCCAGCCTCCAGGCCGCCGTCGCCTTCTTCCTGCTCCAGGCCGGCGTCACGCCCGGCAAGGCGGTCGAGCAGTACGCGGGCGACCATTCCGACGCCGCCCGCATGGACCTGGCCATGGTCCTCCGGCGCTCCGAGAACGCCTTCGTCGGCGTCTCGTCGGGCCTGCTCGACCAGTTCTCCAGCCTCTTCGGCCGCGAGGACCACGCGCTCTTCCTCGACTGCCAATCGCTGGAATACGCCCGCGTCCCCCTGGGCTCGCCCGCCCCGACGATCGTGGTCTGCGACTCCAAGACCTCGCGACGCCTGGCCGACGGCATGTACAACCGCCGCTTCGCCGAGTGCAACACCGTCGTCGACTACTTCAAGCGGAAGAAGGGGGACGACGCCGTCAGGCTGCTCCGCGACGTCTCCCTCGCCGACCTGGAGGCGAGCTGGGACGACCTCGACCCCGTCTGCCGCAAGCGGGCCCGGCACGTGCTCACCGAGAACGAGCGGGTCCGGCAAGGCGTCGCGGCCCTCCGCGCCGGCGACCTGACGGGCTTCGGCAAGCTGATTTCGGCGTCGCACGCCTCCAGCCGCGACGACTTCGAGAACAGCTCGCCCGCGCTCGACGCCCTGGTGGAGGTCGCCGAGACCGCCCCCGGCTTCCTCGGCGGCAAGCTCTCGGGCGCCGGCTGGGCGGGCTGCACGGTCAACCTGGTCGAGGCCGACAAGGCCGACGAGTTCGCCGAGGCCGTCCGCCACGGCTACTTCGCGCGCCAGAAGCTCGCCCCCGACGTCCACGTCTGCCGCGCCGCCGACGGCGCGTCGAGCCGACTGCTCGAAGGCTGA